Proteins encoded together in one Maricaulis maris window:
- the mreD gene encoding rod shape-determining protein MreD: MRKPTDRSSPWLAATGCLVSVLLALIVQASPTRLVDGLTIMPTLTLMAIFLWSGVRPQFMPPIAVFAIGLTQDLLTGAPMGVWALSYLVSISVFRFRGEEGMPRDLPPVLLRFGATLLLAHGLAFAAGSFALEQMADLQPLVIEIAASLLMFPLPAYLVLKRRRSRGSGFIGG; this comes from the coding sequence GTGAGAAAACCGACTGACCGAAGCTCGCCCTGGCTCGCCGCGACAGGCTGTCTTGTCTCTGTCCTTCTGGCGCTGATCGTCCAGGCCTCGCCGACCCGTCTCGTTGACGGGCTGACGATCATGCCGACCTTGACGCTGATGGCCATTTTCCTGTGGTCCGGTGTTCGCCCGCAATTCATGCCGCCGATCGCGGTCTTCGCCATCGGCTTGACCCAGGACCTCCTGACCGGCGCGCCGATGGGCGTATGGGCGCTGTCCTACCTGGTCTCGATCTCGGTCTTTCGTTTTCGCGGGGAAGAAGGCATGCCGCGCGATCTGCCACCCGTGCTGCTGCGCTTCGGCGCCACGCTTCTGCTGGCCCATGGTCTCGCCTTCGCGGCGGGCAGTTTCGCCCTCGAGCAGATGGCCGACCTGCAGCCGCTGGTGATCGAGATCGCCGCGTCGCTCCTGATGTTCCCGCTGCCAGCCTATCTGGTCCTGAAACGCCGCCGCTCACGCGGCTCCGGCTTTATCGGAGGATGA
- the mreC gene encoding rod shape-determining protein MreC, with translation MASRRSTRHDGDQGVRFSRTLFIALLVVSGALIAFDRPASRSAPFASFRAGFTDVAAPLLDLVAQPLRGIKNIGPYWRRQGELVDENAQLRQQLIEARYWEDLAYRQRDRIEIYEDALDVESAAIEDRIGAWTVADPRGPFVRARLIGRGSEAGISDGFPVINLYGLVGRVYETGRRSARVLLLTDLNSRIPVMADRSNARAILVGDNSEFPRLDYVGRAPDIQPGDRIVSSGDDGILPRGLPVGEAVATRDGGWRVRLYSDQAPVDFVWVWPYQRVTPPDREIEPEVPETAGPAIAETGDGNNDGDNDVDTDGANAAEEVQ, from the coding sequence TTGGCGTCACGACGCTCGACACGACATGATGGTGACCAGGGTGTCCGCTTTTCGCGAACGCTGTTCATTGCCCTTCTCGTCGTTTCCGGCGCGTTGATCGCCTTTGATCGTCCGGCCTCCCGCTCGGCCCCGTTTGCCAGCTTCCGGGCCGGCTTCACCGATGTCGCAGCCCCGCTTCTCGATCTGGTTGCCCAGCCCCTGCGCGGGATCAAGAATATCGGTCCCTACTGGCGTCGACAGGGCGAACTCGTCGATGAGAATGCCCAGCTGCGCCAGCAATTGATCGAGGCTCGCTACTGGGAAGACCTGGCTTATCGCCAGCGCGACCGCATCGAAATCTATGAAGACGCCCTCGATGTGGAGAGCGCTGCCATCGAGGACCGGATCGGCGCCTGGACTGTCGCCGACCCGCGTGGCCCCTTTGTCCGGGCGCGCCTGATCGGCCGCGGCAGCGAGGCCGGTATCAGCGACGGCTTCCCGGTGATCAATCTTTATGGCCTGGTGGGGCGGGTCTACGAGACCGGCCGCCGCTCGGCGCGGGTGCTGTTGCTGACCGACCTCAATTCACGCATTCCCGTCATGGCCGACCGCTCGAACGCCCGGGCGATCCTGGTCGGGGACAATTCTGAGTTCCCGCGTCTGGACTATGTTGGCCGGGCGCCGGACATCCAGCCCGGCGACCGGATCGTATCGTCCGGTGATGATGGTATCCTGCCGCGGGGCTTGCCGGTAGGTGAGGCGGTGGCGACCCGCGATGGCGGCTGGCGCGTCCGGCTCTATTCGGACCAGGCGCCGGTCGATTTTGTCTGGGTCTGGCCCTACCAGCGGGTGACGCCGCCGGACCGGGAGATCGAGCCGGAAGTTCCGGAAACCGCAGGTCCGGCGATCGCCGAGACCGGTGACGGGAACAATGATGGCGACAATGACGTCGATACCGACGGGGCCAATGCGGCGGAGGAGGTCCAGTGA
- the hflK gene encoding FtsH protease activity modulator HflK, translated as MPWNDNQGGGGGGPWGSGGNNNNGQNPWGQRPQGGGGPDGPDLDEVVRDMQRKIRGMFGGGGSGKGGDTGSGGAGAFGFGLVVLILIGVWFATGIYQVNPSQAGVVLRFGEYTRTTGSGFHVKLPSPIETVIIEDVTATRTVTIGQGSDGQMLTRDQNIVDIDFAVQWRVDPSGDGVRNFLFNVRNPEETVAAVAQSAMREVIGTSDREFIFTVGRGEVSVRTRDLLQSVLNDYEAGIQILQVNLQTAQAPASVIDAFRDVDAAEQDAEQARLQATAFANSIIPQARGEAAQLTQAAQAYRDSVIAEAQGQADRFIAIYEQYALAPEVTRRRMYLETMERVLGRSNLTILDGASGAVPYLPLNELSTPRPQPRAQTGGNN; from the coding sequence ATGCCGTGGAACGACAATCAGGGTGGAGGCGGCGGAGGCCCATGGGGCTCCGGCGGAAACAACAACAATGGACAGAACCCCTGGGGCCAGCGCCCGCAGGGTGGAGGCGGGCCTGACGGGCCTGATCTCGACGAGGTTGTCCGCGACATGCAGCGCAAGATTCGCGGCATGTTCGGCGGCGGCGGATCGGGCAAGGGCGGCGATACGGGCAGCGGCGGTGCCGGTGCTTTCGGTTTCGGCCTGGTCGTCCTGATCCTGATCGGCGTCTGGTTTGCGACCGGTATCTACCAGGTCAATCCGAGCCAGGCCGGCGTCGTGCTGCGCTTTGGCGAATACACCCGGACCACCGGTTCGGGTTTCCACGTCAAGCTGCCGAGCCCGATCGAGACCGTGATCATCGAGGATGTGACGGCGACCCGGACCGTGACCATTGGTCAGGGCTCGGATGGCCAGATGCTGACCCGCGACCAGAACATCGTCGACATCGACTTTGCGGTGCAGTGGCGTGTCGATCCGTCGGGTGACGGGGTTCGCAACTTCCTGTTCAACGTCCGCAATCCGGAAGAGACCGTGGCAGCCGTGGCCCAGAGTGCCATGCGCGAAGTCATCGGCACCTCGGATCGCGAATTCATCTTCACCGTCGGCCGTGGCGAGGTTTCGGTGCGCACGCGTGATCTTCTGCAGAGCGTGCTCAACGATTACGAGGCCGGTATCCAGATCCTGCAGGTCAACCTTCAGACCGCGCAGGCTCCGGCCAGCGTGATCGATGCCTTCCGCGACGTGGATGCAGCCGAGCAGGACGCCGAGCAGGCCCGCCTGCAGGCCACGGCCTTTGCCAACTCGATCATCCCGCAGGCTCGCGGTGAAGCCGCCCAGCTGACCCAGGCTGCCCAAGCCTATCGCGACTCGGTGATCGCCGAAGCGCAAGGTCAGGCAGATCGCTTCATCGCCATCTACGAGCAATACGCGCTGGCGCCGGAAGTGACCCGTCGCCGGATGTATCTGGAAACCATGGAACGCGTGCTGGGACGGTCGAACCTGACCATCCTTGATGGCGCCAGCGGGGCCGTGCCCTACCTGCCGCTCAATGAACTCAGCACACCGCGCCCGCAGCCGCGCGCCCAGACGGGAGGGAATAACTGA
- a CDS encoding Do family serine endopeptidase yields the protein MQRLLVLILFLVAPPLAHAHPDGFADLAERLSPAVVNISAAQRLDSEDGLPEFPEGSPLERFNDIFGSAPRIANSLGSGFIIDAGGLVVTNNHVIDGADEVEVSLPDGRVFRAEVVGIDSVTDLAVLQMDVSEPMPFVAFADSDAARVGDWVIAIGNPFGLGGTLTAGVVSARGREAGGRYDDYIQTDVAINTGNSGGPLFNMDGEVVGVNTLILSPTGASVGISLSIPSNLANVVVNQLVEFGETRRGWLGVSVQRVTPELAESYELASPYGAIVSRIEPDGPAADSGLRTGDLVLEFDGQRVRDSRSFPRMVAETEIGREIELSIIRRDRPMTIAITVGELSEGDGAASTANAEVVAPATGSGNEIMGMTFGVLDTASRRRFRVHPDAEGVLVTEVDAASDAAGKVRPGDVIEEVEFTRVDSLAAIREIVEAQGGGPVRFQINRGGQYVLQSIRP from the coding sequence ATGCAGCGTCTCCTGGTTCTCATTCTCTTCCTGGTCGCCCCCCCCCTGGCTCACGCGCATCCGGACGGTTTTGCCGACCTGGCCGAGCGCCTGTCGCCCGCCGTGGTGAACATCTCCGCCGCCCAGCGGCTGGACAGTGAGGACGGCCTGCCGGAATTTCCCGAGGGCTCACCGCTGGAACGCTTCAACGATATTTTCGGCTCTGCGCCGCGCATCGCCAATTCGCTGGGCTCGGGCTTCATTATCGATGCCGGCGGCCTGGTGGTGACCAATAATCACGTCATTGACGGGGCCGACGAGGTCGAGGTCTCGCTGCCGGACGGCCGCGTTTTCCGCGCCGAGGTGGTGGGGATCGACAGCGTCACCGACCTTGCCGTGCTGCAGATGGATGTCAGCGAGCCAATGCCCTTCGTCGCCTTTGCCGACAGCGATGCCGCAAGGGTCGGTGACTGGGTGATCGCGATCGGCAACCCGTTCGGGCTTGGCGGCACGCTGACAGCCGGCGTGGTCTCGGCCCGCGGTCGTGAGGCGGGCGGTCGCTATGACGACTACATCCAGACCGATGTCGCCATCAATACCGGTAATTCCGGCGGCCCCCTCTTCAACATGGATGGCGAAGTCGTGGGCGTGAACACGCTCATCCTGTCGCCGACCGGGGCCAGCGTCGGCATCTCGCTTTCCATTCCGTCCAATCTCGCCAATGTCGTCGTCAACCAGCTGGTCGAGTTCGGCGAGACCCGCCGCGGCTGGCTCGGCGTGTCGGTCCAGCGCGTGACGCCGGAACTGGCCGAGAGCTATGAGCTGGCTTCGCCCTATGGTGCGATCGTCTCGCGCATCGAGCCCGATGGTCCGGCGGCGGATAGCGGCCTGCGGACCGGTGACCTGGTACTCGAGTTTGACGGGCAGCGCGTGCGCGACAGCCGGTCCTTCCCGCGCATGGTGGCCGAGACCGAGATCGGCCGCGAGATCGAACTGTCCATCATCCGCCGAGACCGGCCGATGACGATTGCCATCACGGTCGGCGAACTGTCCGAGGGCGATGGCGCGGCAAGCACGGCCAATGCCGAAGTCGTCGCACCGGCCACCGGCAGCGGCAACGAGATCATGGGCATGACCTTCGGTGTCCTCGATACCGCCTCGCGCCGGCGTTTCCGGGTCCATCCCGACGCCGAGGGTGTGCTGGTGACCGAGGTCGACGCGGCCAGCGATGCGGCCGGCAAGGTCCGTCCGGGCGATGTCATCGAGGAAGTCGAGTTCACCCGTGTGGACAGCCTCGCCGCGATCCGCGAGATCGTCGAGGCCCAGGGTGGCGGCCCGGTCCGCTTCCAGATCAATCGCGGCGGCCAGTACGTGCTGCAATCGATCCGGCCGTGA
- a CDS encoding TVP38/TMEM64 family protein — MNRLTDFFLRMDARAVRAVGVSVALFAVVAIVFVIGRFVLDVEPGAAGSWFEASASQWYALPLTILVFTALSFVGAPQFGLAAASLVAFGPTNGAIYAFIATQVSAAVNYVIGRYFGADLFKRYGGDWANRISDFIGRNGLLASMVVRWVPSGPFIVVNMGFGVARTPYWAFALGTALGSAPKIFIVALMGESIRTMLSEGKVLVGIAFAAAALAWIGIMLLARIWLRRNRGASAVLAKDAAETPASETRSPKT; from the coding sequence ATGAACCGACTGACCGATTTTTTCCTGCGTATGGACGCCCGCGCGGTCCGCGCTGTGGGTGTGTCGGTTGCCTTGTTCGCGGTGGTCGCGATCGTGTTCGTGATCGGGCGTTTCGTGCTCGATGTGGAGCCGGGTGCCGCGGGCAGCTGGTTCGAGGCGTCGGCCAGCCAGTGGTACGCGCTGCCCCTGACCATCCTCGTCTTCACGGCCCTGTCCTTCGTGGGGGCGCCCCAGTTCGGGCTGGCGGCCGCGTCCCTGGTCGCTTTCGGGCCGACGAATGGCGCCATCTATGCCTTCATCGCGACCCAGGTTTCAGCCGCCGTCAATTATGTCATCGGGCGCTATTTCGGCGCCGATCTCTTCAAGCGCTATGGCGGCGACTGGGCCAACCGCATTTCCGATTTTATCGGGCGTAACGGCTTGTTGGCCTCGATGGTGGTCCGCTGGGTCCCGTCCGGGCCTTTCATCGTCGTCAATATGGGATTTGGTGTTGCCCGCACGCCCTACTGGGCCTTTGCGCTGGGGACGGCGCTGGGATCGGCGCCCAAGATTTTCATTGTTGCCCTGATGGGGGAGAGCATCCGGACCATGCTGTCGGAGGGCAAGGTGCTGGTCGGCATTGCCTTTGCGGCCGCCGCCCTGGCCTGGATCGGCATCATGCTGCTGGCCCGGATCTGGTTGCGCCGCAACCGGGGGGCGTCGGCGGTGCTCGCCAAGGATGCCGCGGAAACGCCCGCATCCGAGACCCGGTCACCGAAAACCTGA
- the ilvC gene encoding ketol-acid reductoisomerase, giving the protein MIRPIGPIKPGVSRQMTVETTEPLYTRDIDLKPIQSRRLAIVGYGNHGRSHALCLRDSGVSGIRIALRDGSPSRVKAEADGFEVVSLPEAAAWADAISLLAADEAHRQIWTEAIEPHRKPGQALIVCHGFSIHYGLIAPPADADIILAAAKGPGGAVRQEFEKGSGLIGFWAVHQDASGQARELALAYLAAIGSGQVGIFPTTFREETVSDLFGEQVVLVGGLVALAKASYERLVAAGVSERMAYIDCVHEIKYLADLIQSRGIAGMYEAISDTAEFGARQIEDRIAGPELKRVFDDAMADIESDRFARKWVETYEAGDAMKAERAADRTLPIEAAGAELRSRIYGATK; this is encoded by the coding sequence ATGATCCGTCCTATCGGCCCGATCAAGCCGGGAGTGAGTCGCCAGATGACGGTGGAGACGACGGAACCGCTTTACACGCGGGATATCGACCTGAAGCCCATTCAGAGCCGCCGACTGGCGATTGTCGGCTACGGCAATCATGGCCGGTCCCACGCGCTGTGCCTGCGCGATAGCGGTGTGTCCGGGATCCGCATTGCCCTGCGGGACGGCTCGCCGTCGCGGGTGAAGGCCGAGGCCGACGGGTTTGAGGTGGTCTCCCTGCCGGAAGCCGCGGCGTGGGCCGATGCGATCTCCCTTCTGGCCGCCGACGAGGCACATCGCCAGATCTGGACCGAGGCCATCGAGCCGCATCGCAAGCCGGGCCAGGCGCTGATCGTCTGTCACGGCTTCTCCATCCACTACGGTCTGATCGCCCCGCCCGCCGATGCCGATATCATCCTGGCGGCGGCCAAGGGGCCCGGCGGCGCGGTGCGTCAGGAGTTCGAGAAGGGTAGCGGGCTGATCGGCTTTTGGGCGGTGCACCAGGATGCATCCGGTCAGGCCCGGGAGCTGGCGCTGGCTTACCTCGCGGCGATCGGCTCGGGCCAGGTTGGCATTTTCCCGACCACCTTCCGCGAGGAGACGGTTTCGGATCTGTTCGGCGAACAGGTTGTTCTGGTTGGCGGCTTGGTGGCGCTGGCCAAGGCGAGCTATGAGCGCCTTGTGGCGGCCGGTGTCAGCGAGCGCATGGCCTATATCGACTGTGTCCACGAGATCAAATATCTCGCTGACCTGATCCAGTCCCGGGGCATCGCCGGCATGTATGAGGCGATCTCTGACACCGCCGAATTCGGCGCCCGCCAGATCGAGGACCGGATTGCCGGCCCGGAGCTGAAGCGTGTCTTCGATGACGCCATGGCCGATATCGAGAGCGACCGCTTTGCGCGCAAATGGGTCGAGACCTATGAGGCCGGGGACGCGATGAAGGCCGAGCGCGCCGCTGACCGGACCCTGCCGATTGAAGCTGCGGGCGCGGAATTGCGGTCGCGGATTTACGGTGCCACGAAATAG
- the mrdA gene encoding penicillin-binding protein 2, producing the protein MRADRQEQDLKFTRRALLTAGAGGLAFLGLGARLYSLQVLETERYRLMSEDNQFNFNLLPPSRGRILDRFGVAVADNRDSYRVLLVPEQSGDVGSALDRLQPFLPLSNYERERVLRTARGQRSFHAITVADDLDWHTFASINLNAPDLAGVTPDVGEVRSYPYGPSFAHVIGYVQPPNDDDIANNPRDAERLLRHPGFRVGKTGVEVAREMDLRGQAGALKTEVNARGRVIRELPEQSTEPVAGRDVVLTLDADIQRFAHERLGQESASAVVMDVNTGELIALVSTPSFDPNLFVGGISSADYAALRDNDHNPLFQKSIQGTYPPGSTFKAVVAAAALEHGVIPPTERVNCTGSVRLGNREFHCWRRRGHGPVNLRDAVKTSCDIFFYEIAERLGIDRIHEMATRFGIGEQFDIGIAGVRRGNMPNPAWKRARYDQGWSTGDTYNTGIGQGFVTTSPLQLAVMTARVASGRAVTPTLYRNAMMPPAAHIGVNDAALASVRDGLRAVVEEPGGTSYSLGGLGLGDIEMAGKTGTAQVYSITAAERESGVREQADLPWRLRDHGLFMCYAPAAEPKYACVVVVEHGGGSSAATRPARDILQRTVARDPSSRAGVFADLGNNVPGGA; encoded by the coding sequence ATGCGTGCTGACCGCCAGGAACAGGATCTGAAATTCACGCGCCGCGCCCTGCTGACCGCAGGCGCGGGCGGTCTCGCTTTCCTCGGGCTGGGCGCTCGCCTGTATTCGCTGCAAGTCCTCGAAACCGAACGCTACCGGCTGATGTCGGAAGACAATCAGTTCAATTTCAATCTGCTGCCGCCGTCACGCGGGCGGATCCTCGACCGCTTCGGTGTTGCCGTGGCCGATAATCGGGACAGCTATCGGGTCCTGCTGGTGCCCGAGCAGTCCGGCGATGTCGGCTCGGCGCTCGACCGCCTCCAGCCTTTCCTGCCGCTGAGCAATTATGAGCGCGAGCGTGTCCTGCGCACGGCCCGTGGCCAGCGCAGCTTCCACGCCATCACCGTCGCCGATGATCTGGACTGGCATACCTTTGCCTCGATCAATCTCAACGCCCCGGATCTCGCCGGTGTGACGCCGGATGTCGGCGAGGTGCGCTCCTATCCCTATGGCCCGTCCTTTGCCCATGTGATTGGCTATGTTCAGCCGCCCAATGACGACGACATTGCCAATAATCCGCGCGATGCCGAGCGGCTCCTTCGCCACCCGGGTTTCCGCGTCGGCAAGACCGGGGTCGAGGTCGCGCGCGAGATGGATTTGCGCGGGCAGGCCGGTGCCCTGAAGACCGAGGTCAATGCCCGCGGCCGCGTGATCCGCGAGTTGCCAGAGCAATCGACCGAGCCGGTCGCGGGACGGGATGTCGTCCTCACTCTGGATGCCGATATCCAGCGCTTTGCCCACGAACGGCTTGGCCAGGAAAGTGCCTCGGCGGTGGTGATGGACGTCAATACGGGCGAGCTGATTGCGCTGGTCTCGACGCCCAGCTTTGATCCCAACCTGTTTGTTGGCGGGATTTCCTCGGCGGATTACGCCGCCTTGCGCGACAATGACCATAATCCGCTGTTCCAGAAGTCGATCCAGGGGACCTATCCGCCCGGCTCGACCTTCAAGGCCGTGGTTGCGGCGGCCGCGCTGGAGCATGGCGTCATCCCGCCGACCGAGCGGGTGAACTGTACCGGCTCGGTGCGGCTCGGAAATCGCGAATTCCACTGCTGGCGTCGGCGCGGCCACGGGCCGGTCAATCTGCGCGATGCGGTGAAGACTTCCTGTGACATTTTCTTCTACGAAATCGCCGAACGCCTCGGGATCGATCGCATCCACGAGATGGCGACCCGGTTCGGCATCGGTGAGCAATTCGACATCGGCATCGCCGGTGTGCGTCGCGGCAATATGCCGAACCCGGCCTGGAAGCGGGCCCGGTATGACCAGGGCTGGTCGACCGGCGACACCTATAATACCGGGATCGGGCAGGGCTTCGTGACCACATCGCCCTTGCAGCTGGCGGTGATGACGGCGCGCGTGGCCTCGGGCCGGGCGGTGACCCCCACCCTCTATCGCAATGCGATGATGCCGCCGGCGGCCCATATCGGTGTCAACGATGCGGCGCTGGCCAGCGTCCGCGACGGTTTGCGGGCCGTTGTCGAGGAGCCGGGCGGGACGTCCTATTCCCTCGGCGGCCTCGGGCTCGGTGATATCGAGATGGCGGGCAAGACCGGCACCGCGCAGGTCTATTCCATCACGGCGGCCGAGCGCGAAAGCGGCGTCCGCGAGCAGGCCGATCTGCCCTGGCGTCTGCGCGATCATGGCCTCTTCATGTGTTACGCGCCGGCAGCCGAACCGAAATATGCCTGCGTTGTCGTTGTCGAGCACGGCGGCGGCTCCTCAGCCGCGACGCGGCCGGCGCGCGACATCCTGCAACGCACCGTCGCGCGGGATCCGTCCAGCCGGGCCGGCGTGTTTGCCGATCTAGGCAACAACGTGCCGGGAGGTGCCTGA
- a CDS encoding rod shape-determining protein → MLNSLFGLLSADIAIDLGTANTLVYVKGRGVVLNEPSVVAYKIEKGRKHVQAVGAEAKLMLGKTPGNVEAIRPMRDGVIADFDVAEEMIKHFIQKVHNRRAMVSPQVVICVPSGATAVERRAIHESALGAGARKVYLIDEPMAAAVGAGLPIDEPTGSMIVDIGGGTTEVAVMSLSGIVYSRSVRVGGDKMDEAIINYIRRSANLLIGETSAERIKKEIGSAMPPVKGEGLSLNIKGRDLMNGVPREIAVTEAMIADSLSEPVEQIVEAVKQALEATPPELAADIVDKGIVLTGGGALLRNLDTELRERTGLPVSLADDALSCVVLGCGKAVEDLRIWRPILSEAV, encoded by the coding sequence ATGCTCAATAGCCTTTTCGGTTTGCTCTCTGCGGATATCGCCATCGATCTGGGAACCGCGAACACGCTTGTCTATGTCAAGGGACGGGGCGTCGTGCTCAATGAGCCGTCGGTCGTCGCCTACAAGATCGAAAAAGGCCGCAAACACGTGCAGGCGGTGGGCGCCGAAGCCAAGCTGATGCTGGGCAAGACACCGGGCAATGTTGAAGCGATCCGGCCGATGCGCGATGGCGTCATCGCCGACTTCGATGTTGCCGAGGAAATGATCAAGCATTTCATCCAGAAAGTGCACAATCGCCGCGCAATGGTGAGCCCGCAGGTCGTGATCTGCGTCCCCTCCGGCGCGACCGCGGTCGAGCGTCGCGCGATCCATGAAAGCGCTCTGGGCGCTGGCGCCCGCAAGGTCTACCTGATCGACGAACCCATGGCGGCCGCGGTCGGCGCCGGGCTGCCGATCGACGAGCCGACCGGCTCCATGATCGTCGATATTGGCGGGGGCACCACGGAAGTCGCCGTGATGTCGCTGTCGGGCATTGTCTATTCGCGCTCGGTCCGGGTCGGTGGCGACAAGATGGACGAAGCCATCATCAATTATATTCGCCGCTCGGCGAACCTTCTGATCGGCGAGACCTCGGCCGAGCGGATCAAGAAGGAAATCGGTTCGGCCATGCCGCCCGTCAAAGGCGAGGGGCTGTCACTGAATATCAAGGGCCGCGACCTGATGAACGGTGTCCCGCGCGAGATCGCGGTCACCGAAGCGATGATCGCCGACAGCCTGTCCGAGCCGGTCGAGCAGATCGTGGAGGCGGTCAAGCAGGCCCTCGAGGCGACGCCGCCGGAGCTGGCGGCTGATATTGTCGACAAGGGCATTGTCCTGACCGGCGGCGGTGCACTGCTGCGTAATCTCGATACCGAGCTGCGTGAGCGGACCGGCCTGCCTGTCAGTCTCGCTGATGACGCGCTGTCCTGTGTCGTGCTGGGTTGCGGCAAGGCGGTTGAAGACCTTCGGATCTGGCGTCCCATACTCTCCGAAGCGGTGTAA
- the miaA gene encoding tRNA (adenosine(37)-N6)-dimethylallyltransferase MiaA codes for MTPCLLIAGPTAAGKTALSLAAAEILGGEIINADSMQIYDGLALITAQPDADERARVPHHLFGTIDPATRYSVGQWTSDVLALIAGCRDRGRVPILVGGTGLYFNALIRGLAEVPEIGAAARSRTAALLEAAGLSGLRAEALRRDPVAAQRVKAADRQRLMRIVEVAFETGRALSDFQADTVAPLAASEWRGLVIEPDREALYARIEHRFDRMLEAGALDEVAAFAARGLDPTLPASKALGVPQLMAYLRGELSRAEAVELAKRDSRRYAKRQSTWFRNQTGSWPRIRSLDPVQARSALADLLDT; via the coding sequence GTGACGCCCTGCCTGCTGATTGCTGGCCCCACGGCAGCGGGCAAGACGGCGCTCTCGCTGGCTGCTGCCGAGATCCTCGGCGGTGAAATCATCAATGCCGACTCGATGCAGATCTATGACGGTCTGGCACTGATCACGGCGCAGCCCGATGCTGATGAGCGCGCGCGCGTGCCGCATCACCTGTTCGGGACGATCGACCCGGCCACACGTTATTCCGTCGGGCAGTGGACCAGTGACGTTCTGGCGTTGATCGCCGGCTGCCGGGACCGGGGCAGGGTTCCCATCCTGGTGGGCGGCACCGGTCTCTATTTCAATGCCCTTATCAGGGGGTTGGCCGAAGTGCCCGAGATCGGTGCCGCGGCCCGGTCGCGGACGGCCGCGCTGCTGGAGGCTGCCGGCCTGTCCGGGCTGAGGGCCGAGGCGCTGCGCCGCGATCCGGTCGCCGCGCAGCGGGTCAAGGCGGCCGACCGGCAGCGCCTGATGCGGATTGTCGAGGTCGCGTTTGAAACCGGTCGCGCGCTGAGTGACTTCCAGGCCGACACCGTCGCGCCGCTGGCCGCCTCCGAGTGGCGCGGCCTGGTGATCGAGCCGGACCGGGAGGCGCTCTATGCGCGGATCGAACATCGGTTCGATCGCATGCTGGAGGCCGGCGCGCTGGACGAGGTCGCGGCCTTTGCGGCGCGCGGACTGGATCCGACCCTGCCGGCCAGCAAGGCGCTCGGCGTCCCGCAATTGATGGCTTATCTGCGTGGCGAGCTGTCGCGGGCCGAGGCCGTCGAGCTCGCCAAGCGCGACAGTCGCCGCTACGCCAAGCGTCAGAGCACCTGGTTCCGCAACCAGACCGGCAGCTGGCCGCGCATTCGCTCGCTCGACCCGGTGCAGGCCCGCTCTGCGCTGGCGGATTTGCTCGATACCTGA
- the hflC gene encoding protease modulator HflC, which translates to MIRIVGIIALVLAVFIGLQSVYTVDEREQALLVRLGEPVGAINQPGQDNPGLHFKIPFIMDVVMFEKRNLEFDMQPEEIQAADQVRLVVDAFLRYRITDPLRFYQTVTNEAGARARLRSIMDDSLRGVIASIPANEVISGQRAELMVRVRGRVEAQVATQDLGIEVIDVRILRADLPQQIANRVFDRMRAERQQEAARIRAEGDQEATEIRADASRQATIIRAEARAESERTRGAGDARRNEIYALAYSRDAEFFTFYRSMLAYEETIVDGTPIVIPPDSEFFRYFRTQAGE; encoded by the coding sequence ATGATCCGTATCGTTGGAATCATTGCGCTCGTCCTCGCCGTCTTCATCGGCTTGCAGAGCGTCTATACCGTTGATGAACGCGAACAGGCCCTGCTTGTTCGCCTGGGTGAGCCGGTCGGTGCCATCAACCAGCCGGGCCAGGACAATCCGGGCCTCCACTTCAAGATCCCGTTCATCATGGACGTGGTCATGTTCGAGAAGCGGAACCTGGAATTCGACATGCAGCCGGAGGAAATCCAGGCTGCGGACCAGGTCCGTCTCGTCGTGGACGCCTTCCTGCGCTACCGGATCACCGATCCGCTGCGCTTCTACCAGACGGTGACCAATGAGGCCGGCGCCCGCGCCCGCCTGCGCTCCATCATGGATGACAGCCTGCGTGGCGTGATCGCCTCGATCCCCGCCAACGAAGTCATCTCCGGCCAGCGTGCCGAGCTGATGGTGCGGGTCCGCGGTCGTGTGGAAGCCCAGGTGGCGACTCAGGATCTCGGCATCGAAGTGATCGATGTCCGCATCCTGCGGGCCGACCTGCCGCAGCAGATCGCCAACCGGGTGTTCGACCGGATGCGCGCCGAGCGTCAGCAGGAAGCCGCCCGCATCCGCGCTGAGGGTGACCAGGAAGCCACCGAGATCCGGGCTGACGCCTCGCGTCAGGCGACGATCATCCGCGCTGAAGCCCGCGCCGAATCGGAGCGGACCCGCGGTGCCGGTGACGCCCGCCGGAACGAGATCTACGCCCTGGCCTACAGCCGGGATGCGGAGTTCTTCACCTTCTACCGCTCGATGCTCGCTTATGAAGAGACCATTGTGGATGGCACCCCGATCGTCATCCCGCCGGACTCCGAATTCTTCCGCTACTTCCGGACGCAGGCCGGCGAGTAA